In the Anoplopoma fimbria isolate UVic2021 breed Golden Eagle Sablefish chromosome 7, Afim_UVic_2022, whole genome shotgun sequence genome, one interval contains:
- the gigyf1a gene encoding GRB10-interacting GYF protein 1 isoform X2 yields the protein MTAETLNFGPEWLRALSSGGSVTSPPPSPAMPKYKLAEYRYGREEMLALYIKDNKVPEDMQDKEFAAILQDEPMQPLALVPLTEEEQRNFSMSVNSVAVLRLMGKGVGGAAPAGVVRGRGATRGGRGRGRGEGGFYQRSIEDVEVGFGRSVREIHRSQSWDDRGERRFEKPLRREVGRPGFEEAVGPVVPGRKEYTRADSDNWRILREEQQQQQQQQEEEEAEPGTNWRLTGLRRDDGGPRSAGWRDHTGPGESRRRKFDFDFRDSEGHGGGRRRAGSEGLEDDRDGLPEWCTDEEDGEMGTFDSSGAFMPLKGGKDIILEEEFEFKGIEEEDEEESYADMERNGAEGDKDKDNKEAGQAVSDGETKRASPSSSPPALLHCAPPSLEPRPSNSCPVVDNPQLNHSHLVKASSTPSEDMAPVGGSKVQLSPGAPTSSILPPPPPSSAAPLHPPPGGDAEDDEGMKHLQQEAEKMVASLQDTSLEEECFTQALQQQESRNTAAALPLSHEAAMKWFYKDPQGEIQGPFTTVEMCEWFQAGYFTMTLLVKRGCDEGFQPLGDVIKMWGRVPFAPGPSPPPLLVRQPPPTQRPQPTRGPAGTVSQSSANAEDGEGRMQRRGKIDRQVTGNLDQDRLKKQQELAAAALYQQLQQQQLFQLINRCSEQGMMPSMNRSMSVPDTGSMWDMHTSASQPSGGEASLWDITMNPSTQGPTLEQLQKVCSALQQERRDADLRAKREEEEQRKRREEKRRQQEEQKRREEEELFRRKQCRQQQELIMKLLQQTPQQQGPGASGSGWSGSPSSGLSKAGKPQALALLEMQQEAERLLKQQQQQRAQQQRDRHSGLSMGSSSMGGQWADGVGMWGSPGSMEGKGGSVSSSGSMGMWDEAVKNQAGLRGNSNNNMGLKNSRSSPSLSDQYMMRRKRTEEEEKLLKLLQGMKPQDGFTTWCEQMLHALNTSANNSSSSLDVATIVAYLKEVESPYAVLDFIRSYLGDTVEAKEFAKQFLERRAKQKANQQRQQQQLSKEVAGLNMNFPLQDSMRGMNPSTLQSMFQANHMSKAGLYDNQGGKMKKKPPMMLHSDPSILGYSFHNTGDCLSLNEMEMVEDY from the exons GCTCCGTGCACTGTCCAGTGGGGGGAGTGTGACttccccccctccttcccccgCCATGCCAAAGTACAAGCTGGCCGAGTACCGCTACGGCCGAGAGGAGATGTTAGCACTTTAtatcaaagacaacaag gtCCCAGAGGACATGCAGGATAAGGAGTTTGCTGCTATTCTGCAAGATGAGCCCATGCAGCCCCTGGCACTGGTGCCTCTCACTGAGGAGGAACAG aggaACTTCTCCATGTCTGTGAACAGTGTGGCCGtgctgaggctcatgggaaaAGGGGTGGGCGGGGCCGCCCCCGCTGGAGTGGTCCGAGGACGAGGGGCCACACGAGGCGGTCGAG GACGAGGTCGTGGTGAAGGTGGATTCTACCAAAGAAGTATTGAAGATGTGGAGGTGGGTTTTGGACGCAGCGTCCGAGAGATACACCGCAGCCAGAGCTGGGATGACCG GGGTGAGCGACGATTTGAGAAGCCGCTGCGGCGGGAGGTTGGCCGTCCCGGCTTTGAAGAGGCCGTAGGGCCCGTGGTGCCGGGTAGGAAGGAGTACACAAGGGCTGACAGCGATAACTGGCGCATCCTGcgggaggagcagcagcagcagcagcagcagcaggaggaggaggaggcggagccgGGCACCAACTGGAGACTTACTGGACTCCGCAGGGATG ATGGTGGTCCTCGCTCAGCAGGCTGGCGGGACCATACCGGTCCAGGTGAGAGTCGTCGGAGGAAGTTTGATTTCGATTTCCGGGACTCTGAGGGCCATGGTGGTGGCCGGCGGCGTGCAGGCAGTGAGGGACTAGAGGATGACAGGGACGGCCTGCCCGAGTGGTGTACAGACGAGGAGGACGGGGAGATGGGCACGTTTGACTCCTCTGGAGCTTTCATGCCTTTGAAG GGCGGAAAGGATATAAtcctggaggaagagtttgagTTTAAGGGcatagaggaggaggatgaggaggagagctATGCTGACATGGAGAGGAACGGTGCTGAAGGAGATAAAGACAAGG ATAATAAAGAAGCTGGCCAGGCTGTATCGGATGGCGAGACAAAGCGagcatctccctcctcctctcctcccgctCTCCTACACTGTGCCCCTCCATCCCTGGAGCCTCGGCCCAGCAACTCTTGCCCAGTGGTGGATAACCCTCAGCTGAATCACAGCCACCTCGTCAAGGCCAGCAGCACACCCAGTGAAG ACATGGCTCCTGTAGGGGGCTCCAAGGTCCAGCTAAGCCCCGGCGCCCCCACCTCCTCCATTCTgcctcccccacccccttcctctgctgctcctctccaccctccaccTGGAGGAGACGCAGAGGACGATGAGGGCATGAAGCACTTGCAGCAG GAGGCGGAGAAGATGGTGGCATCCCTGCAGGACACTTCTTTGGAAGAGGAGTGTTTCACCCAAGCTCTGCAGCAGCAAGAGAGCAGGAACACAGCAGCCGCTCTGCCGCTGTCACATGAGGCCGCCATGAAGTGGTTCTACAAGGACCCACAGGGAGAGATCCAGG GTCCGTTCACCACCGTGGAGATGTGTGAGTGGTTCCAGGCTGGTTACTTCACCATGACCCTGCTGGTGAAGCGGGGCTGCGATGAGGGCTTCCAGCCCCTGGGCGACGTCATCAAGATGTGGGGCCGCGTGCCCTTCGCCCCAGGGCCCTCCCCGCCGCCCCTGCTGGTGAGACAGCCACCACCAACGCAGCGCCCGCAGCCTACCCGGGGGCCCGCCGGGACTGTGAGTCAGAGCTCAGCCAACGCTGAGGATGGGGAGGGGAGgatgcagaggagaggaaagattGATAGACAGGTTACG GGAAACCTAGACCAGGACCGCCTGAAAAAGCAACAGGagctggcagcagcagctctttatcagcagctccaacagcagcagctattCCAGCTCATTAACAG GTGCAGTGAGCAGGGTATGATGCCTTCGATGAACAGGTCGATGTCAGTGCCAGATACAGGGTCCATGTGGGACATGCATACCTCAGCTTCACAGCCGTCAG GCGGTGAAGCCAGTCTTTGGGACATAACAATGAATCCCTCTACTCAGGGTCCAACTCTCGAACAGCTTCAAAAGGTGTGTTCAGCT CTCCAGCAGGAGAGGCGAGACGCTGATCTCAGGGCGAAGcgtgaagaggaggagcagcgtaagaggagggaggaaaagaggaggcaacaggaggagcagaagaggagggaggaggaggagctcttCAGACGCAAGCAG TGTCGTCAGCAGCAGGAACTGATCATGAAGTTGCTCCAGCAGACCCCCCAGCAGCAGGGTCCTGGGGCAAGTGGCTCAGGCTGGAGCGGGTCTCCCTCCTCTGGGCTATCCAAGGCCGGGAAGCCACAAGCTCTGGCTCTGCTGGAAATGcagcaggaggcagagaggctcctgaagcagcagcagcaacagagagcgcagcagcagagagaccGC CACTCTGGCTTGTCAATGGGGAGCTCCTCCATGGGAGGGCAGTGGGCTGATGGAGTTGGCATGTGGGGCAGCCCAGGAAGTATGGAGGGTAAGGGTGGCAGTGTGAGCTCTTCGGGCAGCATGGGCATGTGGGACGAGGCTGTGAAGAACCAGGCCGGCCTCCGtggcaacagcaacaacaacatggGCTTGAAGAACAGCCGCAGCAGCCCTTCTCTCAG TGATCAGTACATGATGCGTCGTAAGcggacggaggaggaggagaagctgctgaagctgctgcagggCATGAAGCCTCAAGATGGCTTCACTACCTGGTGTGAACAGATGTTGCACGCTCTCAACACCTCTGCCaacaactcctcctcctctctagaTG tGGCCACAATTGTGGCATACCTGAAGGAGGTGGAGTCTCCCTATGCAGTACTGGACTTCATCCGGTCCTACCTAGGGGACACAGTGGAAGCCAAAGAGTTCGCCAAACAGTTTTTGGAGCGACGTGCCAAACAGAAAGCCAAccaacagagacagcagcagcag TTATCAAAGGAAGTGGCTGGATTGAACATGAACTTCCCTCTGCAG gactcAATGCGAGGTATGAATCCAAGCACCCTGCAGTCCATGTTTCAAGCCAACCACATGAGCAAGGCTGGTCTCTATGACAACCAGGGGggaaagatgaagaagaaaccGCCCATGATGCTGCACTCTGATCCCAGCATCTTAG GGTACTCATTCCACAACACGGGCGATTGTCTGAGCCTGAATGAGATGGAGATGGTGGAGGATTACTGA